From the Variovorax paradoxus genome, the window CGAGTACGCGCTCATGGACGTGCGCGAGATCGTGTTCGCGCAGGCCGCCGGCACGGCCGATGGAGCCGCCGAAGCGGGCGCGGCCCATGGCTGAACTCACCGCGCAGGAGCGGCTGCAGCCTTCGCTGCTCGACCGCCTCGTCGACAACGCGCCCGACGAGAAACGCGAGGGCGACGACAAGCGGACGCTGACCAAGCAGGCGCTGCGCCAGGCCGTGCTGCGCGACCTCGGCTGGCTCTTCAACGCGACGGGCCACGGCCTGTCGATGGACGACAAGCAATACCCGAACGCAGCGCGCTCGGTCATCAACTACGGATTGCCTATGCTGTCTGGCCAGTTCACCTCGTCGGTGCAGCGTGTCAGCATGGAACAGGCTCTGAAGAACGCGATCCTGCAGTTCGAGCCGCGCATCTTGTCCCGCACCCTCGAAGTTGAACTCGTCATGGAAGGCCCGGCACTGGACTCCCACAACAGCATCGGCCTGCAGATCCGCGGCATGCTGTGGGCGCAGCCCGTGCCGCTCGAATTCCTGATGCGAAGCCGCGTCGACCTCGAAGAGGGACGCATAGAGATCGTGGACATGGCGAAGCTATGAGCCCCCCGGCTTTTCACCGCGCTGCGCTTCGTGCAGTTCGCCACCTACCGAGGGGGAGGCGCGGCTCGCCTTGGGGCGGCCCGGCGGCGGCCGCCTTCCCGGAGTAGTGCCATGGACCCCCGGCTGCTGAGCCTCTACGAACAGGAACTGCGCTACTTCCGCGAAAGCTCCGCCGAGTTCGCGCGCGCGTTCCCGAAGATCGCGCACCGCCTGGGCATCGAGGGCCAGGAAGTGGCCGACCCGTACGTGGAGCGGCTCATCGAGGCCACCGCCTTCCTGTCGGCGCGCGTGGGCCTGAAGCTCGACGCCGAATACCCGCGCTTCACCGGGCACCTGCTCGACATCGTCTATCCGCATTTCCTCGCACCCACCCCGGCGATGGTGGTGGTGTCGTTCGTGCCCGATCCCGAGGACGCCAACCTTGCGGCCGGGCCCACGCTGCCGCGCGGCAGCGGCCTTCGCGCGCGGCAGGCCGTTGGGCAGAACACGCACTGC encodes:
- the tssE gene encoding type VI secretion system baseplate subunit TssE, with the translated sequence MAELTAQERLQPSLLDRLVDNAPDEKREGDDKRTLTKQALRQAVLRDLGWLFNATGHGLSMDDKQYPNAARSVINYGLPMLSGQFTSSVQRVSMEQALKNAILQFEPRILSRTLEVELVMEGPALDSHNSIGLQIRGMLWAQPVPLEFLMRSRVDLEEGRIEIVDMAKL